One Mycolicibacterium goodii genomic region harbors:
- the gluQRS gene encoding tRNA glutamyl-Q(34) synthetase GluQRS has product MSNAAGRFAPSPSADLHIGNLRTAVLAWLFARSTGRRFLVRVEDLDDRTFPEIGERQVADLAAIGVTWDGPVEWQTAHEDRYDAVIEHLEAEGLLYECYCSRKDIAQAPRAPHAPQGAYPGTCRELTEAERAERRRETGRPPALRLRTDTFVNTVTDLLHGPYTGIVDDFVVRRGDGVPAYNLAVVVDDAATGVDQVVRGDDLLPSSPRQAYLARLLGYPQPTYAHVPLVLNEDGARLAKRDGAVTLAEIGVGRAFAQITESLGWPATTMDELLAQFDPDHLPRHPWIYRPV; this is encoded by the coding sequence GTGAGCAACGCCGCAGGACGCTTCGCGCCGAGTCCCTCCGCCGATCTGCACATCGGGAACCTGCGCACCGCCGTGCTGGCCTGGCTGTTCGCACGGTCCACCGGTCGGCGCTTTCTCGTGCGGGTCGAGGATCTCGACGACCGCACATTCCCGGAGATCGGGGAACGCCAGGTTGCCGACCTCGCCGCGATCGGCGTGACCTGGGATGGCCCCGTCGAATGGCAGACCGCGCACGAGGACCGTTACGACGCGGTGATCGAGCATCTCGAAGCCGAGGGCTTGCTGTACGAATGCTATTGCAGCCGAAAGGATATCGCGCAGGCGCCACGCGCACCGCATGCGCCGCAGGGCGCCTATCCTGGCACGTGCCGTGAGTTGACCGAGGCCGAGCGTGCCGAGCGGCGCCGCGAGACCGGCCGCCCACCCGCACTGCGGTTGCGCACCGACACGTTCGTGAACACCGTCACCGACCTGCTGCACGGCCCCTACACCGGCATCGTCGACGACTTCGTGGTCCGCCGCGGCGACGGGGTGCCCGCCTACAACCTCGCGGTGGTCGTCGACGACGCGGCGACCGGTGTCGATCAGGTGGTGCGCGGCGACGATCTGCTGCCGTCGTCGCCGCGGCAGGCCTATCTGGCCCGGTTGCTGGGCTACCCGCAACCGACGTATGCCCATGTCCCGCTGGTGCTCAACGAGGACGGCGCGCGCCTGGCCAAGCGTGACGGCGCGGTGACACTGGCCGAGATCGGTGTCGGGCGCGCGTTCGCACAGATCACCGAATCCCTCGGCTGGCCGGCCACCACGATGGACGAACTGCTGGCACAGTTCGACCCCGATCACCTGCCTCGTCATCCGTGGATATATCGGCCGGTCTGA
- a CDS encoding carboxylesterase family protein — translation MTKRQLPGGTVRVEEDGGLMRARGLRYGTAARFTRAQPTAPWDGVLDATRAGAACPQRPSRMNWMTGPLLDGLTMDEDCLVLSVTAPADARGLPVMVWLHGGAYVSGSGESPKYDPAPLARDGDVVVVNVSYRLGTFGYLAPPGAPDGVNLGLTDQILALKWVRDNISAFGGDPANVTVFGQSAGGDSVVKLMLTEEACGLFHRAIAQSAPLGLGDERADLAVAMRSALADALAGVDPLRATTQQLLDAQAAAASWAQPVGMLGTLMPFAPLLGHDPLPSSADLPGHFADAASRIELLVGHTRDDAAPFVAMHPEFAETPDLTELVFGAPADELAGQWNDLGGQAATYRFDWAPDDAPLGACHCLELPFLFGSAQAWADAAMLGPNRRIDDALAVEIRTCWAGFAHHGIDALPARSLRFG, via the coding sequence GTGACGAAGCGGCAGCTACCCGGCGGCACCGTGCGGGTCGAGGAAGACGGTGGCCTGATGCGCGCACGCGGCCTTCGGTACGGCACGGCGGCACGGTTCACCCGCGCGCAACCGACGGCGCCATGGGATGGAGTGCTGGACGCGACCCGCGCAGGCGCGGCGTGCCCGCAGCGCCCGTCGCGCATGAACTGGATGACCGGACCGTTGCTGGACGGCCTGACGATGGACGAGGACTGCCTGGTCCTGAGCGTCACCGCCCCGGCGGATGCGCGTGGTCTGCCGGTGATGGTCTGGTTGCACGGCGGCGCGTACGTGTCCGGCAGCGGGGAGTCACCCAAGTACGACCCGGCGCCGCTGGCACGCGACGGCGACGTGGTGGTGGTCAACGTCAGTTACCGGCTCGGCACCTTCGGTTATCTCGCCCCGCCCGGCGCCCCGGACGGGGTCAACCTGGGCCTCACCGACCAGATCCTGGCGCTGAAGTGGGTCAGGGACAACATCAGCGCGTTCGGGGGAGACCCGGCCAACGTGACCGTGTTCGGGCAGTCGGCCGGAGGCGATTCGGTGGTCAAGCTGATGCTCACCGAGGAGGCCTGCGGCCTGTTTCACCGGGCGATCGCGCAGAGCGCCCCGCTCGGTCTGGGTGACGAGCGCGCGGACCTGGCGGTGGCCATGCGCTCGGCGCTCGCGGACGCCCTGGCCGGGGTCGATCCGCTGCGGGCCACCACACAACAACTCCTCGACGCGCAGGCCGCCGCGGCATCCTGGGCCCAGCCGGTCGGAATGCTCGGGACGTTGATGCCTTTCGCGCCGCTGCTCGGCCACGACCCGTTGCCGTCATCTGCCGACCTCCCTGGGCATTTCGCCGACGCGGCGTCGCGTATCGAACTGTTGGTGGGCCACACGCGCGACGACGCCGCGCCATTCGTGGCGATGCACCCGGAGTTCGCCGAGACGCCCGATCTGACCGAGCTCGTATTCGGCGCCCCGGCAGACGAACTGGCTGGGCAGTGGAACGATCTCGGCGGCCAAGCCGCCACTTACCGGTTCGACTGGGCACCCGACGACGCCCCGCTCGGTGCCTGCCACTGCCTGGAGTTGCCGTTCCTGTTCGGTTCGGCGCAGGCGTGGGCCGATGCGGCGATGCTGGGCCCCAACCGTCGTATCGACGACGCGTTGGCCGTCGAGATCCGAACCTGCTGGGCGGGGTTCGCGCATCACGGTATCGATGCGCTGCCCGCGCGGTCACTGCGGTTCGGCTAA